From Scleropages formosus chromosome 1, fSclFor1.1, whole genome shotgun sequence, a single genomic window includes:
- the ptger2b gene encoding prostaglandin E receptor 2b subtype EP2 isoform X2: MDLNHTHSNDNCNDTKYIVPGSPTIAALMFSAGVVGNLVALLLLEVHRRKEEMRKRQSLFLVLVTALVVTDLLGTLFVSPIVLTSYATNISLIGLSHNEYVCKYFGFSMTFFGLATLDILLAMALERWFSIACPYFYERHITRRYGFITIPLIIIVNIIFSLLPLFNVGTYIQYCPGTWCFIAMNPKITMSRVYAHLYAIMMLFIILSVVICNVSVICHLVLMYRRRKMNQGSTVRRNRRYKRSLSMSEEVEHLVLLAFMTVAFVICSIPVVIRIYFNYMSDSDSNADLRALRFLSLNSIIDPWVFIILNPSVLRFLRGTLCRKRLSRPSLDKGSCTQPSLSNQTSLMELNKV, encoded by the exons ATGGATCTCAATCACACTCATAGCAATGATAACTGTAATGATACGAAATACATCGTACCGGGGAGCCCGACCATAGCGGCCCTCATGTTCTCGGCCGGCGTCGTGGGTAACTTGGTGGCTTTGCTGCTTTTGGAAGTCCAtcggaggaaggaggagatgcgcAAGCGCCAGTCCCTGTTCCTCGTGCTTGTCACTGCCCTCGTGGTCACGGATCTTCTGGGGACCCTCTTCGTGAGCCCCATCGTCTTGACTTCATATGCCACAAATATCAGCCTGATAGGCTTGAGCCACAATGAGTACGTGTGCAAGTATTTTGGCTTCAGCATGACTTTTTTTGGCCTGGCCACCTTGGATATCCTTTTGGCGATGGCCTTGGAGCGCTGGTTTTCAATAGCATGTCCTTATTTCTATGAGCGGCACATCACCAGGCGATACGGGTTCATTACCATTCctttaataattattgttaatATAATCTTCTCCCTGTTGCCTCTGTTCAACGTTGGGACGTATATACAGTACTGCCCTGGAACGTGGTGCTTCATTGCCATGAACCCAAAAATCACCATGAGCAGAGTGTACGCCCATCTGTATGCCATCATGATGCTCTTCATCATATTGTCAGTGGTGATCTGCAATGTGTCTGTCATCTGCCACTTGGTCCTCATGTATCGGAGGCGCAAAATGAACCAGGGGTCTACTGTCAGGCGAAACAGACGATACAAGAGATCACTTTCTATGTCGGAAGAAGTGGAACATCTCGTCCTCCTGGCATTCATGACAGTGGCCTTCGTCATTTGCTCCATTCCAGTAGTg ATACGCATTTACTTCAATTACATGTCTGACTCCGACTCTAACGCTGACCTCCGTGCACTGCGCTTCCTATCTTTGAATTCCATCATCGATCCCTGGGTCTTCATCATCCTCAACCCATCGGTGCTGCGCTTTCTCCGGGGGACTCTATGCAGGAAGCGGCTCTCAAGGCCTTCGCTGGACAAAGGATCATGCACCCAACCCTCACTCTCCAATCAGACCTCTCTCATGGAGCTCAACAAGGTTTAG
- the LOC108924022 gene encoding thioredoxin-related transmembrane protein 1-like isoform X2 — protein sequence MAMARPRAHGARTAREHRHSAAQLLACCAAVLVLTSRTALGEKNHEREISDRNWEEILQGEWMIEFCKDGVFRLYEGPRTKEDFLSFIDEKKWQDLEPISSWLGPSSFLMNIISGFYRLSMFTRNWHSYLTEHLGMPVWGSYVVFTLAVLFSGLVLGLIVVFITDCVFPSRWSYPPDAYYQQNRARRGDHQLKMLEDTGKQAQHEEDYEGNETEEEDDRGLPELTGEATPGALRKRVLCTGKEEDGDT from the exons ATGGCCATGGCCCGTCCGCGCGCGCACGGAGCGAGGACCGCGCGCGAGCACCGCCACTCGGCCGCTCAGCTGCTCGCCTGCTGCGCTGCGGTCCTTGTGCTGACATCGCGAACGGCGCTGGGAGAGAAGAACCATGAGCGGGAGATCAGTGACAGAAACTGGGAGGAGATCCTGCAGGGGGAATGGATGATAGAGTT CTGTAAGGATGGAGTGTTCCGGCTGTATGAAGGACCTCGGACCAAAGAAGACTTCCTGAGCTTCATCGATGAGAAGAAGTGGCAAGACCTGGAACCCATATCCTCCTGGCTTGGGCCCTCCTCCTTCCT GATGAACATAATATCCGGGTTCTACAGACTGTCCATGTTCACAAGG AACTGGCACAGCTATCTTACAGAGCACCTGGGCATGCCGGTGTGGGGCTCCTATGTTGTCTTCACCTTGGCGGTCCTCTTCTCCGGCCTGGTCCTTGGACTG ATCGTGGTGTTCATCACAGACTGTGTCTTCCCATCCCGATGGTCCTACCCTCCAGATGCCTACTATCAGC AAAATAGGGCTCGGAGAGGTGATCATCAACTGAAGATGCTGGAAGACACGGGGAAGCAAGCGCAGCATGAGGAAGATTACGAGGGGAATGAGACTGAGGAAGAAGACGACAGAGGTCTGCCAGAGCTCACGGGAGAAGCCACACCTGGAGCACTGCGCAAAAGGGTCCTGTGCACTGGGAAGGAAGAGGATGGAGACACCTAG
- the LOC108924022 gene encoding thioredoxin-related transmembrane protein 1-like isoform X1, with amino-acid sequence MAMARPRAHGARTAREHRHSAAQLLACCAAVLVLTSRTALGEKNHEREISDRNWEEILQGEWMIEFFAPWCPACQELQPIWAEFAEWGEDMEVNITKVDVTKEPGLSGRFFIVSLPTIYHCKDGVFRLYEGPRTKEDFLSFIDEKKWQDLEPISSWLGPSSFLMNIISGFYRLSMFTRNWHSYLTEHLGMPVWGSYVVFTLAVLFSGLVLGLIVVFITDCVFPSRWSYPPDAYYQQNRARRGDHQLKMLEDTGKQAQHEEDYEGNETEEEDDRGLPELTGEATPGALRKRVLCTGKEEDGDT; translated from the exons ATGGCCATGGCCCGTCCGCGCGCGCACGGAGCGAGGACCGCGCGCGAGCACCGCCACTCGGCCGCTCAGCTGCTCGCCTGCTGCGCTGCGGTCCTTGTGCTGACATCGCGAACGGCGCTGGGAGAGAAGAACCATGAGCGGGAGATCAGTGACAGAAACTGGGAGGAGATCCTGCAGGGGGAATGGATGATAGAGTT TTTTGCCCCGTGGTGTCCGGCTTGCCAAGAGCTTCAGCCGATCTGGGCCGAGTTTGCGGAGTGGGGAGAGGATATGGAGGTCAACATCACAAAAGTGGATGTGACCAAAGAGCCAG GTTTGAGTGGACGTTTTTTCATCGTCTCACTTCCCACAATCTACCA CTGTAAGGATGGAGTGTTCCGGCTGTATGAAGGACCTCGGACCAAAGAAGACTTCCTGAGCTTCATCGATGAGAAGAAGTGGCAAGACCTGGAACCCATATCCTCCTGGCTTGGGCCCTCCTCCTTCCT GATGAACATAATATCCGGGTTCTACAGACTGTCCATGTTCACAAGG AACTGGCACAGCTATCTTACAGAGCACCTGGGCATGCCGGTGTGGGGCTCCTATGTTGTCTTCACCTTGGCGGTCCTCTTCTCCGGCCTGGTCCTTGGACTG ATCGTGGTGTTCATCACAGACTGTGTCTTCCCATCCCGATGGTCCTACCCTCCAGATGCCTACTATCAGC AAAATAGGGCTCGGAGAGGTGATCATCAACTGAAGATGCTGGAAGACACGGGGAAGCAAGCGCAGCATGAGGAAGATTACGAGGGGAATGAGACTGAGGAAGAAGACGACAGAGGTCTGCCAGAGCTCACGGGAGAAGCCACACCTGGAGCACTGCGCAAAAGGGTCCTGTGCACTGGGAAGGAAGAGGATGGAGACACCTAG
- the ptger2b gene encoding prostaglandin E receptor 2b subtype EP2 isoform X1 yields the protein MFLLNATQLEGRRDTPEKNVPMDLNHTHSNDNCNDTKYIVPGSPTIAALMFSAGVVGNLVALLLLEVHRRKEEMRKRQSLFLVLVTALVVTDLLGTLFVSPIVLTSYATNISLIGLSHNEYVCKYFGFSMTFFGLATLDILLAMALERWFSIACPYFYERHITRRYGFITIPLIIIVNIIFSLLPLFNVGTYIQYCPGTWCFIAMNPKITMSRVYAHLYAIMMLFIILSVVICNVSVICHLVLMYRRRKMNQGSTVRRNRRYKRSLSMSEEVEHLVLLAFMTVAFVICSIPVVIRIYFNYMSDSDSNADLRALRFLSLNSIIDPWVFIILNPSVLRFLRGTLCRKRLSRPSLDKGSCTQPSLSNQTSLMELNKV from the exons ATGTTTCTGCTGAATGCCACGCAGTTGGAGGGACGAAGGGACACACCGGAGAAGAATGTCCCTATGGATCTCAATCACACTCATAGCAATGATAACTGTAATGATACGAAATACATCGTACCGGGGAGCCCGACCATAGCGGCCCTCATGTTCTCGGCCGGCGTCGTGGGTAACTTGGTGGCTTTGCTGCTTTTGGAAGTCCAtcggaggaaggaggagatgcgcAAGCGCCAGTCCCTGTTCCTCGTGCTTGTCACTGCCCTCGTGGTCACGGATCTTCTGGGGACCCTCTTCGTGAGCCCCATCGTCTTGACTTCATATGCCACAAATATCAGCCTGATAGGCTTGAGCCACAATGAGTACGTGTGCAAGTATTTTGGCTTCAGCATGACTTTTTTTGGCCTGGCCACCTTGGATATCCTTTTGGCGATGGCCTTGGAGCGCTGGTTTTCAATAGCATGTCCTTATTTCTATGAGCGGCACATCACCAGGCGATACGGGTTCATTACCATTCctttaataattattgttaatATAATCTTCTCCCTGTTGCCTCTGTTCAACGTTGGGACGTATATACAGTACTGCCCTGGAACGTGGTGCTTCATTGCCATGAACCCAAAAATCACCATGAGCAGAGTGTACGCCCATCTGTATGCCATCATGATGCTCTTCATCATATTGTCAGTGGTGATCTGCAATGTGTCTGTCATCTGCCACTTGGTCCTCATGTATCGGAGGCGCAAAATGAACCAGGGGTCTACTGTCAGGCGAAACAGACGATACAAGAGATCACTTTCTATGTCGGAAGAAGTGGAACATCTCGTCCTCCTGGCATTCATGACAGTGGCCTTCGTCATTTGCTCCATTCCAGTAGTg ATACGCATTTACTTCAATTACATGTCTGACTCCGACTCTAACGCTGACCTCCGTGCACTGCGCTTCCTATCTTTGAATTCCATCATCGATCCCTGGGTCTTCATCATCCTCAACCCATCGGTGCTGCGCTTTCTCCGGGGGACTCTATGCAGGAAGCGGCTCTCAAGGCCTTCGCTGGACAAAGGATCATGCACCCAACCCTCACTCTCCAATCAGACCTCTCTCATGGAGCTCAACAAGGTTTAG